The window ACAAGTTTTGCATAAAGATTATTCTAAAGAAGACTACAGAAGGCAGTTTTCTCTACGTGTGGAGGAGAACTTACATAAGATTGAGCGGATAAAAGTATTTTTGCAGACCAAAGTCATAGATTCCCCACAAGAAGTTTCTATAATTATTGAGGAACAAAAAGAGCGATTACTTAAAGCAAAAAAAGAATTTGGAGAATATATAATCCCCGATAATTTTCCCATAGTATGAAGATAGAGCATATTTTAAAGAATACAGATTTTCCAGAACTCGAACTATTTAAACGAGGCAAGGTGCGCGATGTTTATGATTTTGGAGATAGGCTTTTGATTGTTTCTACCGATAGAATATCTTGTTTTGACGTAGTTATCCCTACTTGTATCCCTTATAAAGGGAGAGTACTGACTCAGCTTTCTCTATTCTGGTTTGATTTTATTAAAAGCATTATACCTAACCATTTGATTACTTCAGATATGGAGAAATATCCTCAAGAGTTAAAGAAGTACAAAGATATTTTGGATGGTCGTTCAATGATGGTTAAGAAAGCAAAGTCGATACCGGTGGAGTGCGTGGTACGGGGGTATCTCTCGGGTTCTGCTTGGAAAGAATACCAGAATACAAAATCCATCTGCGGCATAAAATTGCCTCACGGTCTAAAGGAGTCAGACAAGTTGCCCGACGCTATTTTTACACCTGCTACAAAAGAAGAGGTAGGGCATGATATTAATGTTACGCAAGATTTTATAGAAAAGAAATTAGGAGGAGATATTACGCAGAAGATAAAAGAAATAAGTCTTAAGGTATACAAGAAAGCAAGTGCCTATGCAGAAGCAAAAGGGATAATTATTGCCGATACGAAATTTGAATTTGGTATTTATAATGATGAAATTATCCTTATTGACGAAGTGCTTACACCGGATTCTTCGCGTTTTTGGCCAAAGGAATGTTATCAGCCGGGAAGGCCGCAGCCGAGTTTTGATAAACAATTTGTGCGAGACTATTTAGATAGTTTAAATTGGGATAAAAATCCTCCTGCCCCCGAACTACCCCAGGAGATAGTCAAGAAAACGAGTGAGAAATATATTCAAGCACTCAAGATGTTAACCGGAGAGGAAGTAAATTTAGTCTGATAAAATGAAAGAAGTTTATTTAACCAGAAAGGGGTATGAAAAATTATTGAAAGAACTTCAGTATTTAAAAACTGTGAAACGGAAAGAAATTGTCAAAGCTCTACAGGAGGCCCGTGCGCACGGCGATATTT of the Candidatus Omnitrophota bacterium genome contains:
- a CDS encoding phosphoribosylaminoimidazolesuccinocarboxamide synthase; translation: MEHILKNTDFPELELFKRGKVRDVYDFGDRLLIVSTDRISCFDVVIPTCIPYKGRVLTQLSLFWFDFIKSIIPNHLITSDMEKYPQELKKYKDILDGRSMMVKKAKSIPVECVVRGYLSGSAWKEYQNTKSICGIKLPHGLKESDKLPDAIFTPATKEEVGHDINVTQDFIEKKLGGDITQKIKEISLKVYKKASAYAEAKGIIIADTKFEFGIYNDEIILIDEVLTPDSSRFWPKECYQPGRPQPSFDKQFVRDYLDSLNWDKNPPAPELPQEIVKKTSEKYIQALKMLTGEEVNLV